The following DNA comes from Nitrososphaerota archaeon.
CTAACCTCATCTGTAACAACACCTTGGCGAGCCGCTAAAATCTGTACCACCATCTTGCTAAACAATCCGCGCATACTTAAATAAGCTTTTTTATAAGCAAGCTATAAAAGTTGGAAAGATTACGAGTGAAGCTGTTAAAGAGCTAGCGTACTGACTCCCTAAAGTTCATCGGCGATAATAAGTAGGCTGAGAAGATCAGAAAGAAGGACTATGTTTACAGTAAGCTCGCAAGAAAGCCTACGGTTTTAACCGTGGGATGAATTGTCGATAAGCTCGAATATAGCGTAGGACAATGTCATGCCGAGCGAGTCGCTCGCATGTGGCTTGGATGTCCAAAGGTCCAAGCCGAGATAGGCTGGCAAGCGGGGATACGGCTATATGCCGTATCTAGGGGCTGGATTGACACAGCCCAGAACTCGGTAGGATGATGCCTTGAGGCTAACGAATCGAGAATCTCCCGACTTTAGTCGTGGAGAATGTCAACACTCATATTTTGAAGGATCAAGGAGACAGTTTAAACTCAGGGACGCAGAGTAAGCTCCGTATCTCCCCTGCATCCATCACAGCTCGCGATGAAGTCGCAGTCTCTTGTGAACCTTGAGAAGGGTGTGAAGTCTCTTAAAGCATAACCACCAATCATTATCAGCTCAAGGTCTGTGAAGCCTTTAGTCTTCTCTGAAAGAAAAAGTAGGCTACTTAGGATCTCTTCCTCCCTTCTCTTCACAATGTCTATGGCTTTAGGCAAACTCAACAATCCTCTCCACAGCTTCGTTTACCAAATCTCTAACATCAGCCTGCTTTACCTCAACGGCTTTGAACTTGAAAATTTCTTTTCCGAAATACTCGTTAAACAATTTGCACCCATATTTTATTAAGGTCCATACTCTCAAGTTTGTTTTAGACACCTTTTTCCATCTTCCCAACTCTCTCAACTTATCGAAATCAACCTCTTCTCTTCTAAAGTATAAGACTGCGAAGGCATCTATGAAAGACCATTCAGCTAAGCAATTAACTATACAAGATTCTAAAGTTTCAATGAATAAGCCACCGACCTTCTCATACTCATAGGGGATTTTCTTGTAATACTCAACTTCAAAGCCCCAGCCCCTGCTCGTAGCGAAAGCTTCTAATGCTCTTTTATAGGATCGGTTGTTAACAGCTAAGCGGAAGACGTCTCGATGAACGAAATCGTAGTTCCATATGCTCGCAGCAGTCTGCTTGATTATCACCTTAAAGCCCCTATCTCTCACTAAGAATTCCCAAGCATCCTTGTAGCGTGTTGGTATCCAGTACCAGCCCCAAGTTACGCGCCTTATTCCATTACTCTTACTCAACCTGTGCAAGTACTCCTTGCCCTAGGGTGAATCTTTCGTATACAGCTTAAGCTAAACAAGCTTCCAGACCAATCTTCCACCAATTTAGCCTTGAACTCTTCTAAGTACAAAGTCACATTTAATCTAGGTTCGGCACACTGCTAATTTAAAGCTTCTGCGCTACTCTACGGATGATGTTACGATAAGGAGACATATAACGACCAAAGAAAGCACCAAACACTAAAACCTTATCGTAACATCATCTAGTCTACGAGATTATGATCCTTTGACGTTAAGTAGGTGTTCACAACGCCTCCTCTTGTTTCTTCCATTCTCTCCATTCCCAAGCCAAGCTGAGGATTTTCCTCCCCTTTTATCAAATTTAGGGATTCGTTTGGTTTCTAAACTTCAGATGTAAAGTCTTTGACCTCTAGGCTTTTTCTCAAGCATGTTTGGAGTTTGGTGAAGACTTCTAAGTGCTTCCCTACTGCTGGTTGCCATTCTACAACTCAACATGGCTTAATCTTCTTCCAGCTTGCCATAATGATCGTTGGATAAACTGTTGCACTCACTCAAAGTAGGGCTGAGTTTTTGTCCTCGGCTATCAATTTTGAGACCAAGATTTTTCTGGCTACTCCGTTTGCTTCAAGGCTTCTGAATACACAAGAATAGTTTGGCTTGAGTTTAGCCCCATAGCTATCGACTACAAAGATCGTGTAATGTTTGCAGTTTGCGTCTTTAAACCCTTTTAGGATGGTTGCGAAGCCAGTCCAGAGATTACGGTTTCGAGGTAAATGAGGTTGCTGCATTTTGGGAAGTTTCTGTATAGTTCCTCAGGCTCTCTTTGCCCCGTTAAGTTCATAGGTCTTGTGTAAAGATTAAAGTGATCGTCTTTGTTTCTTTCATCACACTTTTTAAGGAATTAGAGAGCAAGGTTAGTCGCCCATAGCCATACGCTTGATTCAACAGCATCGATGGGCTCCTTGAAATCGTATTTCTGCCTATACCCTTCAGGAATGGTAACCTGAGCTGTGAAGGGCAGTATCAATACTTTGAGATCTCAGCTTAAAATATTGGTCACGTTTGCCTGTATTTCTCCTTGCTGCTTTACGATCTCTTGTATTATTCTGCTGGTGTCGTTCGTTATCTTACAAATGATATCTTATTTGAAGCCCATATCGTCTCCAACTTCGAGACCTCCCTAGAACCTCCACTTGTAATAGATCTGGTAAGCGCTCCTCAATGGAGGCAAGGGTGACCCTACCTAAGGAACTTCTTGCAGCAATGAAAGCGACAAATCGAGTTCTGCTAGACGCTGTCTCTCCATATACACTCTTATCCGAGTATGGGTAGAGATCGATCTACTTCGACAACCTCCTACCTAAAAAGTGTTCATAGGATCTTTAGGGGAAAGTCTACATAAAAAAGGTTGATAACAGAGAAGAGACTCGAAGATCTTACAGGCTGCAACAATAGTTTAAGCAGTAGCGTTTGTCTCACTTTCTAGGCGACGTTAAGAGCGCCTAGGAGAACCTTCGCTCGCTCTCTAGATGCTTAGTTTAAGTTCGCAAGCAGTGGAAAAATTTTTCGAAGGAAAACTTAAACTAAACGCATTGCTTCAACTTCCTCCCCTACAGCTCCACTATGTCAAGTTCTTTCAGTCGCTAGGGTTGATATGATGGTTCTTCGCTTAGCAGCAAACCCTGCTCTCACGTCAAACTAGATTACTTTAAGCCACTCGCCTTAAAGCGAATCAAACTATTTAGTACCGGATTTCCGAAGCGGAAAAAATTTTTCGGCAAAAACATGGTACTAAATCCGGTACCAATGCCCTCGCATCCTCATTGGCCAGAAGGGAACCATACCTAGACTTCATCAAAAACCAAATCTAGACCAACAAGTCAAAACAACACTCCCTGTAAAAGGTGGGCCAGGCAGGATTCGAACCTGCGACCTTCGCTGTGTAAGAGCGATGTCCTAACCAGACTAGACGACTGGCCCAACCTTATGGCTGCGCTTGAAGATGCATATAAGCCTAAGCTCTCTGGTCTTCAAGATTTAGAGAGAAAGGGGGTGTGCCCCGGCTCTGAACAGCCTAGCTCACAGAGAGGCTCTGCCTCGCTCACCAAGCCTCTTACTCCGGGGCGGCCTCTGCCTGTCGCGTGTTTGGGTAGACGAGGTTTTCATCTTCTCTCAAACACCCGCCGTCGCCACGCTTCTCTAGCAGAGGCCTCCGCCTCTTTTGTGGTTTGGTTCCCTATTTATGTTGTTTGGCTTGGTTTATGTTTAGTTCGAGCGCTGCTGCTGGCATTCGTAGGTTGAAGGCTTGAAGCACTTCTGGTCTTATCTCCCCTATCACGCCTTCTAATACACCTCCTTTGACCTCTGCGCATCTTCCTTGGATGAAGAGTGGGTTGGATGCTGGTTTGGTTTCGCATCTGAGCCCGAAGGTTTGTTGTGTTATGGCGTCGAGTAGCGACTTCGCTTCGGTGTAGTTTGCTTCTGAGTGCGAAGTGATTACTGCGAGGTGATACTCCTCAACTATCTCGCTCCCTCTTCTATGGAAGGTCTTAGCTAGTTCAAAGAGCTTCTGGGGGTAGGGTTCGTGGATGTTGGTCGCTAGGTTCAGGAGTAGGCTCGGTATGAGCATATCTCTTAAGTATTCGTGTTCGCTGCTCTTCGGCTCCTCCACTTTGATGGCTTCCTGTGCCTGTCTCCCTAGGTTTGTGTAGAGGGCTGCTTCGCTTGTGAGGCTTAGGTTCATAACCTCGGTCAAACCGAGCCCGATGCATACATCTCTTATCGCTGAGAGCCTCTTGAGCTCTGGGTGTGGTCTGCCTACGGTCTTAGTTGGGGGTAGTGTTGGTGTGATCTTATCTAATCCGTAGCCTATTGCGACCTCCTCCACCAGATCCACGGGGTGCATAATATCTACTCTGTATCTTGGGATCTTCGCCGTAAGCTTGCCTCCATCGTACTCTGCGTCTATTCTGCTTCTAGCCAAGCACTCTACAGCCTCCTTACCCTTTAACTTAAGTCCGAGCAGCCTATTCACCCTCTTTAACTCGACTTCCATCTCCATCTCGCTGAGGTTAGGTGTGAGCAGAGTAAGGTTTGGGTAGCGCACTTCAGCAGATTTGAGTGTGCCACCTGCGTCTGCTAGTGTTGTTACGAGTATCGCTAGGGCGTCTTCAGAAGCCTTCAGATCTGTTGCTGTTATATCTATGAATAGGTTTCTTGTCGCTGAAGTTACCCTAGTTAATTCGCCGTTAATTATAGGTGGGAAGGAGAGTACTTGCCCAAGTGAGTCTATTAGGATGGGGTAGCGTTTATGCTTCGCTACTATCCAACCGTACTTCTGGCCTACGGGTGTCTTATCGAGAATCTCACTCATAGAGAGAGGCTCAGCACCACCCAAGGGTACGAATCTGAAGTCTGGTGCTTCGGTTGTGTAGATGATCGGAGGCTTAAGCACATCGAAGTTGTGGATGCCTATGGATACCTTAGCCCTCCTCCTACCGATCGTGTGGTGTAGATCTTCTTGCATCGCTATGATCTGCCTTATTGTTTCGTCATCTAGGGTGATGCCTTCTATGAGCGCTGAGACTATGTAGGGTCTGACCTCCTCGACGCTCTTATCCACTTTAACTACTAGATCACCCTTCTGCACACTATATTTTGGGCAGCCCTTCTCTAATCCCAGAAGCCCCTTTAGGGCTCTTACTATGCCGTAGTCGGTTGAGAAGTCTGGTCTGTTCGGGTTATACTCAACCCTGATGTAGTCTTGCGCCTTCTCCTCTATATCTAAACCTAGGTATGGTAGCCTCTCTATGTATGGCTCGATGTCCTCTGCGTTAAGCATCTTCCTGAGCCTCTCGTAGTATATGGTTACTACGGGCAGATCGGACTCCCCCTCAGCCAGCTCAACCTATTCGTGTAGAGCTCTCTAACATCATCTATGTTGTACCTCATCATAACTAGCCTCTCTAAACCCCCGCCCCAAGCCAAAACCGGGTTCTTTACACCAAAGGGTAGGGTTACTTCTGGTCTGAAGATCCCCATGCCGCAGAGCTCGATCCACTTACCTGCTCGATCATAGTAGACTACCGACTGCATAGATGGTTCGGTATATGGGAAGTAGGTGGGCCAAAACTTCACCTTCTCTAAACCAAGCCTCTTGTAGAAGGTTGAGAGCAGACCCATCAGA
Coding sequences within:
- a CDS encoding phenylalanine--tRNA ligase subunit beta, with translation MLNAEDIEPYIERLPYLGLDIEEKAQDYIRVEYNPNRPDFSTDYGIVRALKGLLGLEKGCPKYSVQKGDLVVKVDKSVEEVRPYIVSALIEGITLDDETIRQIIAMQEDLHHTIGRRRAKVSIGIHNFDVLKPPIIYTTEAPDFRFVPLGGAEPLSMSEILDKTPVGQKYGWIVAKHKRYPILIDSLGQVLSFPPIINGELTRVTSATRNLFIDITATDLKASEDALAILVTTLADAGGTLKSAEVRYPNLTLLTPNLSEMEMEVELKRVNRLLGLKLKGKEAVECLARSRIDAEYDGGKLTAKIPRYRVDIMHPVDLVEEVAIGYGLDKITPTLPPTKTVGRPHPELKRLSAIRDVCIGLGLTEVMNLSLTSEAALYTNLGRQAQEAIKVEEPKSSEHEYLRDMLIPSLLLNLATNIHEPYPQKLFELAKTFHRRGSEIVEEYHLAVITSHSEANYTEAKSLLDAITQQTFGLRCETKPASNPLFIQGRCAEVKGGVLEGVIGEIRPEVLQAFNLRMPAAALELNINQAKQHK